ACGCAGACTCCGCCCAGTCTTCAGCAGCTTGCTCAGGCGTTTCAGGCCGCCTACGATGCCAAGCGTTACTTAGAGGCGAGCGCACTGGGCCTCTACGCGATCTCTTTAGGGGAGCGCCAGCCCGAGGCGCTCTACAACACGGCCTGTGCACTTGCCCTCGCAGGGGACCGCGACCGGGCGTTCTCGGTGCTGGAGCAGGCGCTGAAGGTGGGCTTCGACGATGCCCCGCTCCTCAAGAAAGACTCGGACCTTGAGAGCCTGCGCACCGACTCGCGCTGGGCGGGGATTCTGGCGCGCACCGAAAAGGCCGCCGAGAAGCGCCGCCTCGCCCTGGCGAACCCGGACCGTGCGCCGTTTGTCACCGACGATATCCCGCGGTTTTGGGCGGCCTACGACAAGGCAGTTGCGGTTCCGCCGGGGGCACAACGCGCCTCGATCTTCCAGAGCGAGTACTTCGATAAGGCGACGCCGGGGATGAAGGACTGGGTGCGGGTGCGCCGCGCCAGCGCGGCGGGAGTGGCGGGCTTTGTGACAGCAAACCCGAAGTTCTTTGCCGCAATTCGCCCCGCGACCTACGAGATCGCCAAGCAGCGCCCGGCGACGGTCGCGGCGTTTCGCAAGTTCAAGGCGCTCTACCCCGACGCCCAGTTTCCTGCCTCGACTTTCTGTATCGGGGCGTTCTACGGCGGCGGGACGGTCTCGGGGCGGAGCCTCTTGATGAGCGCGGAGATGTACACCGCCACCCCCCAGACCCCCACCGACGAGCTGGGGCGCTGGCAGAAGCTCGTGCTCACCCCGACCCACGACCTGCCGTTTATCATCGCCCATGAGATGATCCACTTTCAGCAGCGCTACAACACGCTGGACATGACCCTGCTGCGCGCCTGCATCCAAGAGGGGAGCGCGGACTTTTTGGGTGAGCTCTGTTCCGGGAGCGTGGGGCAGTTCCACGAGCGCGAGGTCTTTCCCTACGGCAACGCCCACGAGCGTGAGCTCTGGGAGAGGTTTCAGCAGGACATGCTACGCTTCGATAGGCAGAAAGTCTGGCTCTACTCCGACAGCGGCGAGGGCAAGCGCCCCGATGACCTCGGCTACTTCATGGGCTACAAGATCTGTGAGGCGTACTACAAAAACGCCGCGGACAAGAAACAAGCCGTCCACGATATCCTCCACATCTCCGACTTCAGAGCGTTTCTTGCCGCCAGCCGCTACGCCGAGAAGTTTCGTTAGAGCCCTAGTTCCGCCACAAGGGCCGCGACCGAGCTGGGGCGCGCGGCTTTTTCGGGGCTGGTAGCGCGGGCTAGGACGGCTCTCTCCTGCTCCGTGGCGCTCTCCCCGAGGGCGAGCAGGGCGAAGCGGGCGACATTGAAGACATTAGTTTGTGCGTCGATGGTGTCCCCTTTGAGAAACTCCTCCGGGGCCATGAGGCGTGAGCTGCCCCAGTTGCGGTTGGTGGTGAGCGAGAAGCTCGGGGCCTTGACACACAGGTCCCAGTCGAAGAGCCAGGGCTTCTTGTTCTCGTAGTCGTAGATCAGGTTGCCCTCGTAGAAGTCCACGAGTGTCCACCCCGCCGACGTGACTGCGGCGAGCGCGGCGAGGATCACTTGGAGTGCGGCGCGGCGCTCGGTGTCGGGGAGGGTGTAGAATTTTTCGCGGGCCTCGGGCGTATTGAGGGTCTCGCCCGAGACAAAGGGGTAGATCAGCAGCACGCCATCATCGACCCCCGACATCAGCAACGACGGAATTATATTCTCGTGGAGGTTGGCCGTGCTGAGCTCCGCCTCGACCGCGGCACGCTCCTGGAGGGCGTAGGGGAAGAACTTGATAAAGAGCGCTGGGGTGCGCCAGGCCAGGGTGGCGCTGTCGCTCTTCTCAAACGGGCAGGCATCGGGGAGGTTGGCGGCAAGCCACTGAAACGCGGTCATCGAGAGAAGGAGGGGCTAGCGAGGATCGAGCAAGACCGCCCGTAGCTCGTCGCGGTAGAGGGCCTGCCCGACCAGCTGTCCCTTGTTGTTGAGGCCATGGAGCTCAAGCACGTGCCAGTGGCCCCGGCTCTCGATCAGGTCGTCCACGAAGTGTTTCTTGCCCTCTGCCCATAGGACGCCGCCTGCGCCCACACTCTCAAATTTCTCCGCCTGGTGCCCGGCGACCCAGCCGCGGTCGTTGATGGCCGTGGCGACTCCGGGGAAGAGAATCTCGGCGGAGCTATTGGGACGCCAGCGGAGCGCACGGGTGGGGAACCCCTCCTCGGTGTCGTCGTCGGCGAGCATGCCCGTTCCCACCAAGGTTCCGGTGGCATTGACTGCGGTCGCGCGGCCGGTCTTGCAGCGTGCAGGGAGCGGGAGCCAGGCGATCTGGTTGCTCTTCCAGACCACAGGGACATCGCCCTGGGCCACATGGACAAAGCCCGCGACCCGACCATCCGGGCAGAGGACACGCGCCTCGGCGGCATCGGAGAGCCAGCGGAAGATCGTCCCCTTGAGAACCCACGCCTGTCCCAGCGGGAGCCCCTTGCTCTCGGTAGTGCCGACAACCGTCCGGCCCTCGGCGATATCACGCGGCACGACACGCTCGCCCGGCTGCGTCTGGATCGGGAGCGCCTCGAGCTGCCCCTTACGCCAGAAAAGCCCGGATTTACCGTCTTCGATCGCCACCTCACCCTTGGGGTTGATGCCCCAGGCATAGGTGCCCGGACCGGCGAGAAAGTGGATCTTACCCCGCTCCCAGAGCGCCGCGCGATCGTCGCACGCCCCCGCAATAGTTCCGGCATCGTTGATTGCCAGACGCGAGCGTAGGCCAAACTTGGCGCTCGGGTTCGGCCCGGAAAGATCGACAAGGTGGTAGCGTAGTGGTGTCATCTCACCGTATTGTACGGCATTTCTTGGGAAAACGTGACCCGCTGTGCGTTTTGCCACGCTGTCCGGCGAAGGTGGCGTAGCTGAACCGAGCCCTTCCCAAAGCGACAGAGGAGCCAGTTACCTAGCTCCAGCGCCTCCCGGTGGGTGGTGCGTAGCGCTCCAAGATGCCGACCCGTCACGCGCCCAAAGTCATCGAAGCTGGCGTGGAGGGCCTTATCAAAGAGAGGATCAAGAGCGAAGAAATCCGGCGCGAGGCTCTCCCATGCCAGAGCGGGAGGGCGGGTTGCGACAAGCACGGGGGGGAGATCGACGGTGATGTGTGCGGTCATCGCGCGCAGGAGCAGGGTCTGGAGCAGAGCGCCGGGATCGGTGCCGCGCCGGAGCCGTCTGTCTCCTGCAAGTGCCAGGTACGGCTGCCAGTGGGGCAGGCTTGCACGGTTGGCGTAGGCCGCGTAGAACGCCTGCTGCTGCGCCGCTGTGACCGTCGGGTAGCGCAGGGGGACCGTGGGGATCAGGCGCGTCACGTGGAAGTACGCCACCGCAAAGACATCTGCCAGGGTCCCCTCCTGCAAGAAACGCTCACGCTCCGCGGCGAGGGTCACCGACGCTGGCCGGTGCGCTGGAAGAGCATCTGGGCATCGCGGCGCTTACGGTCCTTGGGCTTGAGCCGCTCGTAGCTCCCATCGGGCTTGAGCTCTCGGGCTTGGACATTGTCGGCGAGCAGGGTCGCCAGGACTTTATTGACCACGTGTGCCTTGAGCTTGGGGTTCTCGATGGGGAAGACCACCTCGACACGGCGATCCAGGTTGCGCTGCATCAGGTCGGCGCTGCCCGCGTAGAGCTCCGGCTCGCCGCCATTCTCAAAGTAGAAGATGCGCGCATGCTCTAAGAAACGCCCCACAATGGAGACTACCCGGATATTCTCCGACCAGCCCGGTAGGCCAGGCAGCAGGCAGCAGATACCGCGGATAATGAGCTCGACTCTCACTCCTGCACCCGATGCCGCGTAGAGGAGCTCGATCATCTCGGGGTCCACCAGCGCGTTCATCTGGAAGATCAGGCGGGCGGGGCGGCCTGCCTTGGCGTGCTCGGCCTCCCGCTGGATGCGGCGGGCCATCTCCTGGCGCAGGTTGATTGGGGCGACCAGGAGCTTGCGAAACTTAGTCTGCCGTGAGTAGCCCGTGAGGTAGTTGAAGAGATCGGTGACATCCGCCCCGAGCTCGGGGTCGCAGGTGAGGAGCCCCAGGTCGGTGTAGAAGCGGGCGGTGGTGGCGTTGTAGTTGCCGGTTCCCAGGTGGACGTAGCGCTTGATCCCATCGGCCTCTTTTCGGACAATCAGCAGGCACTTGGAGTGGGTCTTGAGCCCCATCAGGCCGTAGACCACGTGAACACCGGCTTGCTCGAGCTGCCGTGCCCAGGCGATATTGTTCTGCTCGTCGAAGCGGGCCTTGAGCTCGACCAGAACCGCCACTTGGGTGTCCACATCGCGGGCCGTGACCAGGGCGGGAACCAGCGGCGAGTTGGCCCCGACCCGGTAGAGAGTCTGCTTGATCGCCAGGACGTTCTGGTCCCGCGCCGCGGCCTCGACCAGGGCGAGCACGGGCGCGAAGGAGTCGTAGGGGTGGTGTAGGAGGATATCGTTGCTGGCGATCGCGCCAAAGATATCTTGCCCGGTGGAGAGGGTGGCGGGGAGGCGGGGGACATAGGGCTTGTCCTTGAGATCGGGGCGGTCTACCTTCATCAGCTCCATCAGCGATGAGTACCCGAGCTCGCCGCCGAGGCTCGCGCCCGTGGCAACCAGGTTTCGTGGGTCCATCTCTAGCCCCTCGATCACCAGGTTGCGGATGGTCGTGGGCATGGCTTCCGTCACTTCAAGGCGGGTGACAAAGCCAAAGTGGCGCTTGTTGATATCGGCCTCGACCGAGCGTAGCAGGTCCTCGGTCTCGTCCTCTTGGATCTCGATATCGGCATC
This genomic interval from Armatimonas rosea contains the following:
- a CDS encoding DUF5995 family protein; this translates as MTLAAERERFLQEGTLADVFAVAYFHVTRLIPTVPLRYPTVTAAQQQAFYAAYANRASLPHWQPYLALAGDRRLRRGTDPGALLQTLLLRAMTAHITVDLPPVLVATRPPALAWESLAPDFFALDPLFDKALHASFDDFGRVTGRHLGALRTTHREALELGNWLLCRFGKGSVQLRHLRRTAWQNAQRVTFSQEMPYNTVR
- a CDS encoding TPR end-of-group domain-containing protein; its protein translation is MIFTQTPPSLQQLAQAFQAAYDAKRYLEASALGLYAISLGERQPEALYNTACALALAGDRDRAFSVLEQALKVGFDDAPLLKKDSDLESLRTDSRWAGILARTEKAAEKRRLALANPDRAPFVTDDIPRFWAAYDKAVAVPPGAQRASIFQSEYFDKATPGMKDWVRVRRASAAGVAGFVTANPKFFAAIRPATYEIAKQRPATVAAFRKFKALYPDAQFPASTFCIGAFYGGGTVSGRSLLMSAEMYTATPQTPTDELGRWQKLVLTPTHDLPFIIAHEMIHFQQRYNTLDMTLLRACIQEGSADFLGELCSGSVGQFHEREVFPYGNAHERELWERFQQDMLRFDRQKVWLYSDSGEGKRPDDLGYFMGYKICEAYYKNAADKKQAVHDILHISDFRAFLAASRYAEKFR
- the ppk1 gene encoding polyphosphate kinase 1, which translates into the protein MSAETETLTPERMPYINRELSWLSFNSRVLEEAWDETNPLLERVKFLAIFGNNLDEFFMIRVSGLQAQRTAQVADVAADGLTPTEALDQIGVEVARLSALAQDCWKELRRLLKRQRIEVVTYEELTADERTNLARFFEAEVFPTLTPLAVDHGHPFPHISNLSLNLAIVVNDPIRGQRFARMKIPATFPRLVPTGTTTRFVWIEEVIAHHVGALFPGLDVNHRAVYPFRVTRDADIEIQEDETEDLLRSVEADINKRHFGFVTRLEVTEAMPTTIRNLVIEGLEMDPRNLVATGASLGGELGYSSLMELMKVDRPDLKDKPYVPRLPATLSTGQDIFGAIASNDILLHHPYDSFAPVLALVEAAARDQNVLAIKQTLYRVGANSPLVPALVTARDVDTQVAVLVELKARFDEQNNIAWARQLEQAGVHVVYGLMGLKTHSKCLLIVRKEADGIKRYVHLGTGNYNATTARFYTDLGLLTCDPELGADVTDLFNYLTGYSRQTKFRKLLVAPINLRQEMARRIQREAEHAKAGRPARLIFQMNALVDPEMIELLYAASGAGVRVELIIRGICCLLPGLPGWSENIRVVSIVGRFLEHARIFYFENGGEPELYAGSADLMQRNLDRRVEVVFPIENPKLKAHVVNKVLATLLADNVQARELKPDGSYERLKPKDRKRRDAQMLFQRTGQRR